A genomic segment from Takifugu rubripes chromosome 20, fTakRub1.2, whole genome shotgun sequence encodes:
- the crebzf gene encoding CREB/ATF bZIP transcription factor, whose protein sequence is MITRRRGRRMSSGEEPSLKVETVATSESATDASQTLTAITAGMDFAELFEFEDVDWSERDAAVFDMALDGLGAAGVMDGDSGMDVSVGAPDGMFWPDLQTEHGRNPAGHVSNKNAIAARLNRLKKKEYVNNLEKKVSVLSAENGTLKQENCQLTSRVEELEGETRYLRAVLANQSVLAQLLSRLSGMKLSSSLFQNANPNDHDYALPRKRVKVKEKETSGGVCLHVDQNHVSVEFCRECAESASTSLRVFF, encoded by the exons ATGATCACCCGAAGAAGAGGCCGCAGGATGAGCAGCGGCGAGGAGCCGTCGCTGAAGGTCGAGACGGTCGCCACCTCCGAGAGCgccacagacgcttcacagacCCTGACGGCCATCACAGCTGGGATGGACTTCGCTGAGTTGTTTGAATTTGAAGACGTGGACTGGTCTGAGAGAGATGCCGCTGTTTTTGACATGGCTTTAGACGGTCTCGGTGCCGCTGGCGTCATGGATGGAGACTCTGGGATGGACGTGTCTGTCGGGGCCCCTGATGGGATGTTCTGGCCTGACCTTCAGACGGAACACGGGAGAAATCCAGCCGGTCATGTGAGCAACAAAAACGCAATCGCTGCCAGATTGAACCGcttgaaaaagaaagaatacgTCAACAACCTGGAGAAGAAGGTGAGCGTCCTGTCGGCAGAAAACGGCACGCTCAAACAGGAGAACTGTCAGCTGACCagcagggtggaggagctggagggggaaACCAGGTACCTGAGGGCGGTTCTGGCCAATCAGAGTGTGCTGGCACAGCTGCTGTCTCGACTGAGCGGCATGAAATTATCTTCCTCGCTTTTCCAGAACGCCAACCCCAACGATCACGACTACGCTTTGCCCAGGAAGCgggtgaaggtgaaggagaaggagaccTCCGGGGGGGTGTGTCTGCACGTGGACCAGAACCACGTGTCAGTGGAGTTCTGCAGAGAGTGTGCAGAGAGTGCAAGCACCTCACTGAGAGT TTTCTTCTAG
- the LOC101080089 gene encoding LOW QUALITY PROTEIN: rho guanine nucleotide exchange factor 10-like protein (The sequence of the model RefSeq protein was modified relative to this genomic sequence to represent the inferred CDS: deleted 1 base in 1 codon), protein MIRRARFLQRKERPAVKQEDEAYLDVSVCPRKHPPAQLSLMPEGLSGHQVLRRLILNSILQSESSYLSSLNRIVQEYQKPLLEPQNLILNHRKVHRIFYRVQEIHHCHAMFQIALASRVADWDSSEKIGDLFVASFSKTMVLNVYSDYINNFTHSMALLKKACMSKPVFLDFLKKKQASSPDRITLYGLMVKPIQRFPQFILLLQDMLRNTPVGHGDRLPLQLALTELETLAEKLNEQKRLSDQEAEVQQLTHSGGAHDVRKLLASEQKHLIHSELLTEVIFDEKGQVLKSRDRKLFLLNDTLICANVNLKGPAGSKYSVKWVSSVMQTQVVEVGEDSLQTIDGVTVVQPYSSFCRPAGHVFLGPSRSYQQLEELQHDLAVVQDVSLLVRTLRGTYQNLNSTVCEDWSLALQRLIRLKEEEIQNVNKCRLRLAVPASTDRSGRPVKVTVVFNTPNPLSKLSWVNHLHLAKVAQGAANCPGWECAEEHEQTKVMLTFPLLSSRLPVLRSQTVKASLHCPSQSSLIGFCRSSTSLPQGYLWVAGGGGTSNQGQVEIFSLNRSAPRLVKTVATRAAVVCLEYVREERGSAAPELQNLPAPGNIICAGLQDGSIQVYGSVDTAVQNLLVLLTPGGGPVVSLKHLRCSLFAGLANGDVAVYHQRPGESLWDVDSCRLLSVGSDSVCSLLGLEDSVWASCANRVTVIQESSLQTQTFQAHSNPGYNVEHMVRSGGGVWMAFSRGSSIHLFHTESLDLLQEVNIAPRSAHLAAGQLWVSSLLVCQGLLWVGTSQGVIICFPVPTLEGIPKITGKGITSLTAHCGPVDFLVAAHYLLTSDLLRQDSTNMKDEDNQGQRGAAPQAEEPRGFLLQYRLRSTCQLPGKLLSSQAEPDGPKLHTEPPEHGPEDGSIYAVSEDPDVWVRGRAAEWGSEGEARRSSVVSTAVFSGGRGHRRLGGSSAGDPEKTENTLLVWQLPLTASQ, encoded by the exons ATGATTCGGAGGGCGAGGttcctgcagaggaaagagCGTCCAG ctgTGAAACAGGAGGATGAAGCTTATCTGgacgtgagtgtgtgtcccaGGAAGCACCCCCCAGCACAGCTGAGCCTGATGCCAGAGGGGCTGAGTGGTCACCAG GTTTTGAGACGTCTGATTCTTAACTCCATCCTGCAAAGTGAGAGCAGCTACCTCAGCTCCCTCAACAGAATTGTGCAG GAGTACCAGAAACCACTGCTGGAACCACAGAACTTGATCCTCAACCACAGGAAGGTGCATCGGATCTTCTACCGTGTGCAGGAGATCCACCACTGCCACGCCATGTTCCAGATTGCTTTAGCGTCCCGTGTAGCTGACTGGGACAGCAGCGAAAAGATCGGAGACCTGTTTGTGGCCTCG TTCTCCAAGACCATGGTCCTCAACGTGTACAGTGATTACATCAACAACTTCACGCACAGCATGGCGCTGCTCAAGAAGGCCTGCATGTCCAAACCAGTGTTCCTGGACTTTCTGAAG AAGAAGCAGGCCTCGAGTCCAGACAGAATCACCCTGTACGGTCTAATGGTCAAACCCATCCAGCGCTTCCCTCagttcatcctgctgctgcag GACATGCTGAGGAACACTCCCGTGGGCCACGGCGACCGCCTGCCTCTGCAGCTCGCTCTCACCGAGCTGGAGACGCTGGCGGAGAAGCTGAACGAGCAGAAGCGTCTGTCGGACcaggaggctgaggtccagcagctgaCGCACAGTGGAGGAGCGCACGACGTCCGCAAG ctgctggcctCCGAGCAGAAACATCTGATCCACTCTGAGCTGCTGACTGAGGTCATCTTTGATGAGAAAGGTCAGGTTCTCAAATCTAGAGACAGAaaactcttcctcctcaacGACACGCTGATCTGTGCCAACGTCAACCTGAA AGGTCCTGCTGGCTCAAAGTACTCTGTGAAGTGGGTCTCTTCAGTGATGCAGAcccaggtggtggaggtgggtgaAGACAGTCTCCAAACCATTGATGGTGTGACCGTGGTCCAGCCCTATAGCTCCTTCTGCCGGCCTGCAG GTCACGTGTTCCTGGGTCCTTCGAGGTCGtaccagcagctggaggagctgcagcacgaCCTGGCTGTGGTGCAGGACGTCTCCCTGCTGGTGAGAACGCTCCGAGGAACCTACCAG AATCTGAACAGCACCGTCTGTGAGGACTGGAGTTTGGCTCTCCAGAGGCTGATCCgtctgaaggaggaggaaatccaGAATGTCAACAAGTGTCGCCTACGTCTGGCTGTCCCTGCCTCTACGGACAG ATCTGGTCGTCCAGTGAAGGTCACAGTGGTCTTCAACACCCCCAACCCTCTCAGTAAACTCTCCTGGGTGAACCATCTCCACCTCGCTAAGGTAGCTCAGG gagcagcTAACTGTCCTGGCTGGGAATGTGCTGAAGAACACGAGCAGACTAAAGTCATGTTGACGTTTCCACTCTTGTCCTCCAGACTTCCTGTCCTACGGTCTCAGACAGTGAAG gCGTCTCTTCACTGTCCATCTCAGTCCAGCCTGATCGgcttctgcaggagcagcacctCCTTACCTCAGGGCTACCTGTGG GTGGCAGGTGGGGGAGGGACCTCCAACCAGGGACAGGTGGAGATCTTCTCCTTGAACCGAAGCGCTCCTCGGCTGGTCAAGACCGTGGCCACGAGGGCGGCGGTCGTCTGTCTGGAGTacgtgagggaggagagaggctCTGCAGCGCCGGAGCTCCAGAACCTGCCCGCTCCAGGAAACATCATCTGTGCTGGTCTGCAGGACGGCAG CATCCAGGTGTACGGCAGCGTGGACACGGCGGTTCAGaacctgctggtcctgctgacCCCTGGTGGAGGCCCAGTCGTCAGCCTCAAGCACTTGCGCTGCTCCCTCTTTGCTGGACTGGCCAATGGGGACGTGGCCGTGTACCATCAGAGACCCGGTG AGTCTCTGTGGGACGTGGACTCGTGCAGACTGCTCAGTGTGGGTTCTGACTCGGTTTGTAGTCTGCTGGGACTCGAGGACTCGGTGTGGGCCAGCTGTGCCAACCGGGTCACCGTCATCCAGGAGTCCAGTCTTcagacacag ACGTTCCAGGCCCACAGCAACCCCGGCTACAACGTTGAGCACATGGTCCGatcgggt gggggggtctggatGGCCTTCAGCCGTGGTTCTTCCATCCACCTGTTCCACACGGAGTCACTGGACCTCCTGCAGGAAGTCAATATCGCCCCTCGCTCTGCCCACCTGGCAGCAG gGCAGCTCTGGGTCTCCAGCCTGCTGGTGTGTCAGGGCCTGTTGTGGGTCGGGACCAGCCAAGGGGTCATCATCTGCTTCCCTGTACCCACCCTGGAGGGGATCCCCAAGATCACAG GTAAAGGGATCACATCGCTGACCGCTCACTGTGGTCCAGTGGACTTCCTGGTGGCAGCCCActacctgctgacctctgacctgctcagACAAGACTCCACCAACATGAAGGATGAAGATAATCAAGGCCAGAGAGGTGCTGCCCCCCAGGCGGAGGAgccccgaggcttcctgctgcAGTACCGCCTTCGCTCCACCTGTCAGCTGCCAGGGAAGCTGCTGAGTTCTCAGGCCGAACCAGACGGCCCAAAGCTCCACACAGAACCTCCAGAGCACGGCCCGGAGGACGGCTCCATCTACGCGGTGAGCGAAGACCCCGACGTGTGGGTGAGGGGCCGAGCGGCGGAGTGGGGGAGCGAGGGGGAGGCGAGGCGCAGCAGCGTGGTCTCCACAGCCGTCTTCTCCGGAGGACGAGGACACCGCAGGTTAGGAGGTTCCTCTGCAGGAGACCCGGAGAAGACGGAGAACACGCTGCTGGTGTGGCAGCTGCCTTTAACGGCCAGTCAGTAA
- the nppa gene encoding natriuretic peptides A precursor: protein MTALVLWGLLLLLGQHTQVNSHVLGRPFSASDSSQLKSLLERLEETISEADQEQNPELDQEVEYDIRDQDPGQRWNLDLGRDQDQVTATRSEIHSRPSVQRSHLQDLLMSLRKRASSCFGARMDRIGNASGLGCNNGRG from the exons ATGACGGCGCTGGTCCTGTGGGGCCTGCTGCTCCTACTGGGccagcacacacaggtgaacagcCATGTTCTGGGACGGCCGTTTTCAGCCAGTGACTCCAGTCAGTTGAAG TCTCTACTGGAGCGTCTCGAGGAGACTATATCAGAGGCAGATCAGGAACAGAACCCAGAACTCGACCAGGAGGTAGAGTATGACATCAGGGATCAAGACCCTGGACAAAGATGGAACCTGGACCTAGGCAGGGACCAGGACCAAGTGACAGCAACAAGATCTGAAATCCACAGCAGACCTTCAGTTCAGAGGAgccacctccaggacctgttGATGAGCCTCAGAAAACGGGCCTCCAGTTGCTTCGGAGCCCGGATGGATCGGATTGGGAACGCCAGCGGTCTGGGATGTAATAATGGAAGAG GTTag